ACGCCGCCGCCGCTGCCGAAACGGAGCGACGGGCGCGGGCGGAAATTGAACGTCGCGTTCCCCTCGTGGTCGTCCAGATCGGTGCGCACGCCGTTGCGCGTCAGCGTGCGGCGGAATCCGTACGTGAGGGCGGCGTCGGTCTTGGGAGAGATGCGGCTCGTTCCGTTCAGCGAGGCCGTGTGGAGCAGCGAGCGCTCGGTCACGGTTCCCCCCACGATCCGCTTCGTCTCGTTGACGTCGTACTGCGCGAGGAAGGAGGCGCGCCGCGGCCCGAATCGGACCTCGCCCCCGGCCATCGCGTTCTGGCGCTTGTCCCCGGGAAGCGATTTCGTGATGGCGTCGCGCACCTGGTCGAACCATCCGAGCCGCAGCGAGGCGGGCCCGATCGTCTGGGCGGCCGTGACGTTGCGGGTGACGCTGGGCGGCGTGGGGAAGAGCGGCGACTGCTGCGTGCGTCGCGTCCAGGTGGCGTTAATCGCGGGGAGCTTGGGGCGGGCGAAATAGCCCGAGGCCTGGAGCTCGTTGGACTCCGTCGTGAGTCCGACCGCGTCGGTCGACCGGACCGGGCGGTAGCTGAGCCAGACGCCGGCCTCGGGGTGGGCCAGGCGGAGCGTCCCTCGCGGCGAGCGAATGCGATCGGGCCGGCCCCGGGTGGAGACCTCGTTCCAATAGATCTGGCCGCTCACGTCCAGGTTCTGACCGAAGCGGCGCGTCCCGTCGAGCTGCAGGGTGCGGAGCCAGAGGTCGCGGTCGCTCCGGTCGTCGACCACGTCGAAGCGCTGGAACTGGACCTGCGTGTAGCCGCGCAGCGTCTGTGCCGGCGCGGCCGCGGCGGCCGCGCTCAGGAGCACGCAGAGCAGGACGCCCGCCGCACGGCGGCTCCCTCCGCTCGGCCCCCGGGGCTCACCGCGCATAGTTGAGGGTGTAGGTCTCCGGGCCGTGACAGGTCGGGGCGCAGGTGCCGCCGGTGGGCGTCTCCGAGAAGGAGAGAATCCCCGGGGTTCGCGAGGTGGCGATGAGATGACGTTGGGTCGTGGATCCATGCGTGACGTGGCACGCGCCGCAGGGGACGCTGGCCGCGGCGTGCTCGGCATGCCCTGTCGGAACCGCGGGCGCGTTGAAACGGGACGCGGCGCGCACCGATTCCGGAGCGAGCGGATCGCCGTAGACCGACCAGGAGTGGCAGCTGAAGCAGAGGTCATCACGGTCCATGATGCGTGGTGTTGACGAGGGGAGATAAGGTCTGCGGAGGAGGTAGCGGTAGTTCGACCCATGCGGCGCGGCGCTGGTACCAAAGTCGCTCCCATGGCAGTCGCCGCAGCGCACCCGCGACGAGGAGGTCCAGCCCGGCGCGAAGGCGCTCAGCGGAATCATCGGATCTCCGCCCACGGCCTCGACGGGGTGGAAGGAGGGATTCGACGGATTCAGCACGAGAGCGAGATCGGTCTGCCCCGGGGGTTGAACGGTCCAGGACGAATGGCACTTGTAGCAGAGCTGGTACTCGGCGAGCGGGGTGCTCAGGGTGTCCGACCCCGCGATGAAGACATAGGCGGGAGGCGCGCCGGGCCCGCCCTGAATGGCGCGAACGCGGCTCACCCCGAGGTTGGCTCGCGAGAGATCGGGAGCCGGGGGCGGCGTGGGATCCGGCGAGGCCACGTGCGGGTTGTGGCAGTCCTCGCATTCGGCGTGGCGCCGGTTCTCCGGGGCCGCGGCGAAGGCGTCGGGCGACGTCTCGAGGGTATCGGCGTGCAGGCCGGTGATCCCGATCGGGTGCGTGTAGGGCTTCAGGAAATCGGCGGCGACGTTGGTGCCGGCCGGGCTCCCATCGTGGCAGCGAAGGCACAGCGCCTCTTCGCGCGCGTACTCGAGCACCGGGATGATTCCCTGGGCGTCCGTCCATCCGTGCGGATCGTGGCAGTTGACGCACTTGCCGGCGGCATCGGACTCGGTGCGGGGAAACGGGTCGGGGCCCGGCCACACGGCATTCGGATCGGATCCGTGCGAGGATCGCGCGTAGACCCAGGGGTCCGGAAGGCTACCCCCGGCCCAGGGGGTCGTATGGCAGGACGCGCAGAGGGAATTGTCGTCCGGTCCCACCAGCGCAAATCCCTGCGCGATCCCGGTGGGGCCCGCGTGCATCGTGTGGCAGCGCTCGCATTCACCCGCGTGGGGGCCCTTATCGAGAACGCTGCGGATGAGATCGACCGCCCTCGCCGGGCGAGGGGGAGTCGTGGCGCCCCAAGCGGGAACCGCGATCAGGAGGAGCAGGGCGCTCAGGAAGCGCGACAAACGGCGACCGTCCATGGAGTCCGATAGCGCGAGGCCGGCCCCCTGCGGAGGGGCCGGCCGTCGCAGGTTGATTATGGGGCGAGGGATCAGGCGCCCTGAGTGTGGCACTGCTTGCAGAGATCGTTCTGCCGCGTGCCGTTGTCGCCTTCCTCCGTCACCGTACCCGTCCCCGACATGAAGATCAAGCCAAAGCCATTCTTGTTGCCGTGCGACTTGTGGCAGCTGAAGCACGACGGGGTGATCGTGTTGTCGGCGGCGGTCCCGTTCCAGAGGCCCTGGGAGTCCATCACCTTCACACGATTCGTGTGGCCATTGTACTGGCTGAGGCTCGAGTAATAGGTGCGGGTCGGAGCCCAGCCCACGTTCACGTCGGCCGTCGGGTGACGCAGCCACGAGGTCGATCCCTGCGCGAGATCGCCGCCGCTGGCGCCGCCCATGTTGATCGAGCCGCCGGAGCCGTGATAGTAGGTGTGGCAGCCGGAGCACCAGGCGCCGTACGCGCTACCGCTGGTGTTCGGCTCGTTGTAGTTGACCTGAGACTCGGCGTAGCCGTTCGGCACGGCCTCGAAGACGTCCTTGGTGAGGTCGTTGGTGCCGGCGGCGTAGGTCACGGTCTTGCCCGCGGAGCCGCCGGGAGACGTGGCCAGGTTGCGGTACTGGGCCACGTTCTGGCCGTGCTGCGAATGGCAGTTCGTGCACTCGAGGCCATCGGCGTTGGTAAACGTGCCGCCGGGAGCCGTCGCCGTCGACCAGAGCGTATGGCCGTCGATGACGTCAAATCCGTTGTCGTTCGCCCGCTTGGCCGGGTCCGCGTTCAGCGCGCCCGCGTTCCGCACGCGCGCGACGCCGCCGTTGTTGCCGAACACGTCAGGAGCAAACGAGCTGTTGTCGTGGCAGGTGAGGCAGAGATCGTTCACGTCGTTGCGGAGCAGGTCCCCGTACGGCCCGTTGACGCCTAGCGGCACGAAGAAGCCGCCGGACGTCAGCGCGTGGGATTGGCTGCCGTGCATCACGTGGCAGTCGGAACAGATGAGGGTCGTTCCGTTGTGGTAATCCCCCGCTACGGCGGCCGTCGCGAACACGCAAAGCGCTCCAAGCGCTGCGACGATGACCAACCGTTTCATGAAATACCCCCTTTGTAAGATGAAGCGCGCTTCGCGAAGTTCACCGCACTACGGAATGTTTCTTCCCGAATCCTCACCTCCTCGATTCGCGATCAGGATTTGCACTCGACCGAGCTCCCGCTCGGCGACGGCCAGGCGATTCGTGCCGTCTCCGGTGAGAGCGCTGGGGTAATTGAGATCTCCTGCGGCGACGCCGAAGCCGCCGAGCATGGCCAGGAAGGTCCCGTCGCGATCGAAGACCTGGATGACCTGGCGCACCTCGTCCGCGACCCAGATGCGGCCGTCGGCGGTGGCAGCGATGCCGGAGGGGACCGAGAAATTGCCGTGACCGATGTCGTGGATGCCGAAACCGGTCTGGTACACGCCGTCGGCGGAGAAGATCTGGACGGCGAGCTTGGTCTGCACGCAGATGACGCCGATCCGGCCGTCGGCGAGGAACGCCAGGCCGGAGATGGCGTTGAGTTGGCCAGGCTGCTCGCCCCGGACGCCCCACGTGGCGGTCAGGTGAAGGCCGGCGTCGTACCGGTACACGCGGTCGTCGCCCGGAGGGCCCGCCACGAGTAGACCGCCCTGCGGCGTCACGGCCAGCGCCTGCGGGGACCCTTTCGCGGAAGAGGGGATCGAGACGGTGAATACCGTCCGCCCGCGCCGATCCACGATGTCCACGTTGGGGACCAGGTTGTCGGTGATGGCGATGCGGCCCGTCGGCAGGACGGCCACGGCGTGGGGAAGGCCCGGAGCCGTGCTGCCGTCGGGGAGCTTGACCTGATGGACGAAGCGCGCCAGGGAGCGGCCGCTCAGCGAGAAGATCTCGATCCGGTGCTCGCCCGTGTTGGCCACGATCAGCTCTCCCCGCGCCGGATCCAGCGCTACCCCGTGTGGCACCCGGAAGCGGGTCCCATCCTCATACCCGTAGATGACGCGCTCGGGTACGGCGAGATCGGCGGCGTGGAGAGACGACGGCGCGAGGAGGGCGGCGGCGAGGGCAAGGAGCAGCCGGCGGTGCGCACGCGTCAGGCCGATCGCGCCGCCGCCGCCGGGGTGCTCCGAAGGGGTTCGAGTGGCTTGGTGGCTCAACGCGCACCTCAGGTTGTGAAAACGTTCACAATCTACAATGTGAATTCATTCACAAGCATCGACATAACCCTATATGGAATTAACGGGTGGGCCTAGTGGTACCGAGGTAGCATCGGGGTAGGTCTACGGGTATAGCTTGAAGCGGATTGAAGTCACCCGGCGCCTGGGACCGCTCTGGGCAACCTATTCGTAGCGCAATGATTCGATCGGATCGAGCGCAGCCGCGCGCCGAGCAGGCCAGACGCCGAATCCCACGCCCACCACGCCCGCGAAAACGAAGGCCACGATGATCGAGGAGAGTCCCACCGACGTCGTCCAGCCGAAGGCCTTCCTGAGGACGACGGCCGTCCCGGCGCCGAAGAGGATCCCGATCACGCCGCCGAGGAGGCAGAGCACCACCGCCTCGATGAGGAACTGCGTGAGGATGTTCGCCTGCGTCGCGCCCAGCGCCTTGCGGACTCCGATCTCGCGCGTCCGCTCCGTCACCGACACCAGCATGATGTTCATGATGCCGATCCCGCCGACGAGAAGGCTCACCGCCGCGATCCCGGCGAGGAGATAGGTGAACACCTGGGTCGTCTCGCCGAGGGTGCTGAGGAAATCGGCCTGGTTCCGGACGGTGAAGTCGTCCTCGCGGCCGGCCGGCAGCCGGTGCTCCCGGCGCAGGATCTTCGAGATCTCCGCCATCGTGACCGGAATGTCCTCCTCGCTCGTCGAGAGCACGGAAATGCTGCGGAGCCGGTCGGAGCCGATCAGCCGGTAGCGCGCCGTCTGCAGGGGAATGAGCACCTGGTCGTCGGGGTTCTGGAATCCGCCGCCCCCCTTGGAGGCGAGCACTCCCGCGACCTCGAACTGGGTGCCCCCGATCCGGATCGTTTCCCCGATCAGGAGCTCCGGCGAGGCGGCGCCCAAGTCCTGCACCACCTGGGAGCCGAGCACGGCGACCCGCCGGCGCGCCGCATCCTCGCTCTCGGTGAACATGCGCCCGGCGTCGATCGTGAACTTCCGGACCTCGAGGTAGTTCGCGGTGGTCCCGACGATGTTGGTGTTGGTGTTCTGGTTCTCGTACTGGACCTGAAGCTGACGCGACATCTCCGGCTGCACCGCGAGAATCGACCGCCCCCGTTCCTCCAGCGCGTTCGCGTCGTCCAGCGTGAGCGGCGCGCGGTCGGTGGCGGAGGCCACGGGACCGCCGCCTCCGCGGACCTGGCCCGGGAAGACGGTAAGGAGCGTGGTTCCGAGCGAGGTGATGCGCTGCTTCACCGACTCCTGCGCCCCCCGGCCGAGCGCGATCATCGCGATGACGGCGCCCACCCCGATGACGATGCCCAGCATCGTCAGGAACGACCGGAGCTTGTTGATTCGCAGCGCCTCGAGGGCGACGTTCACGATCTCGAAGATCGGCATGACTAGCGCCCCCCTCCGCCGCCACCGGCGCCGCCGCGACCGCCGCCGCCACCGCCACCCGCTCCACGACCGCCGCCGCCGCCGATCTGGCCCGGCACGCCGCTTCCCATGCGCTGGCGGATCTGGCTCTTCGACTGCTCGCGCTGCGCCTGCGCCTCGGCGACGCTCAGCAGCGCCACCTGGTCGCCCTCCTTGAGCCCGTCGATCACCTGCGCGTAGTCGAAGTCGGAGAGCCCGAGCCGAACGATGCGCGGCTCGATGCCGTTCGCGGTCTTCACGAACACCGCTTGAGCCCGGCGGCCGAGGCCCCCACCCGTGCCGGCGCCGCCGCCGTTTCTGCCAGCGCCGCCATTCCCGCCGCCGCCCGCGCCGAAGCCGCCGCCGTTATCGCCACCCGCGCCGCCGCGCCCGCGACCGCCCCACTGGCCGGAGCCGCGGCCACCGCCGCCGCCCCATCCGCCTCCGCCGCCGCCGCCGCCGCCGCGCGCGCGACGCCACGCGGCACGCGCGGAGTCACTCCCCACGCCGCCGCCGAACCCGCCACCGCCCCGGAAGCCCGCGCCGCCGCCGCCGTTGCCGCCCCGCGCCGAGTCGCCCCCCGCGGCGAAGCGCGCCCGGCGCGCGGCCGCCATCGCCGCCGCCTGCTTGTCGAGCGCCTCCTTCACCTTCTCCGGCTTCAAGCCCAGCAGCGCCGCCACGGCGGGCATCTCACGGGCGCTCCGCACCGCGTCGACCGGGACCGCCGGCACGCCCTGGCGCTGCTCGATCAGCATCGAGACGTCGCCGTTCATGCCGGGGAGGAGGAGACCGTCCTCGTTCGAGATCGAGATGAGCACGGGGAACATCGTGACCGACTGCTGCACGACCGCCTGAGGCTCGACCTTGTCCACCGTCCCCTGGAAGCTGCGGTTGGGGAAGGCGTCCACCGTCACGGTCGCCGCCTGCCCCGGGCGCACGTTGCCCACGTCGCTCTCGGCCACGAGCGCTCGGATCCGGATGCGGCTCAGGTCCGCCATCTGGAGAAGGGTCGTCCCGCCGCTCGCCGACGACGTGGCCGAGGAGATGACGGTTCCGTTGG
This DNA window, taken from Candidatus Binatia bacterium, encodes the following:
- a CDS encoding NHL repeat-containing protein, with translation MSHQATRTPSEHPGGGGAIGLTRAHRRLLLALAAALLAPSSLHAADLAVPERVIYGYEDGTRFRVPHGVALDPARGELIVANTGEHRIEIFSLSGRSLARFVHQVKLPDGSTAPGLPHAVAVLPTGRIAITDNLVPNVDIVDRRGRTVFTVSIPSSAKGSPQALAVTPQGGLLVAGPPGDDRVYRYDAGLHLTATWGVRGEQPGQLNAISGLAFLADGRIGVICVQTKLAVQIFSADGVYQTGFGIHDIGHGNFSVPSGIAATADGRIWVADEVRQVIQVFDRDGTFLAMLGGFGVAAGDLNYPSALTGDGTNRLAVAERELGRVQILIANRGGEDSGRNIP
- a CDS encoding ABC transporter permease, producing the protein MPIFEIVNVALEALRINKLRSFLTMLGIVIGVGAVIAMIALGRGAQESVKQRITSLGTTLLTVFPGQVRGGGGPVASATDRAPLTLDDANALEERGRSILAVQPEMSRQLQVQYENQNTNTNIVGTTANYLEVRKFTIDAGRMFTESEDAARRRVAVLGSQVVQDLGAASPELLIGETIRIGGTQFEVAGVLASKGGGGFQNPDDQVLIPLQTARYRLIGSDRLRSISVLSTSEEDIPVTMAEISKILRREHRLPAGREDDFTVRNQADFLSTLGETTQVFTYLLAGIAAVSLLVGGIGIMNIMLVSVTERTREIGVRKALGATQANILTQFLIEAVVLCLLGGVIGILFGAGTAVVLRKAFGWTTSVGLSSIIVAFVFAGVVGVGFGVWPARRAAALDPIESLRYE
- a CDS encoding cytochrome c3 family protein, whose protein sequence is MDGRRLSRFLSALLLLIAVPAWGATTPPRPARAVDLIRSVLDKGPHAGECERCHTMHAGPTGIAQGFALVGPDDNSLCASCHTTPWAGGSLPDPWVYARSSHGSDPNAVWPGPDPFPRTESDAAGKCVNCHDPHGWTDAQGIIPVLEYAREEALCLRCHDGSPAGTNVAADFLKPYTHPIGITGLHADTLETSPDAFAAAPENRRHAECEDCHNPHVASPDPTPPPAPDLSRANLGVSRVRAIQGGPGAPPAYVFIAGSDTLSTPLAEYQLCYKCHSSWTVQPPGQTDLALVLNPSNPSFHPVEAVGGDPMIPLSAFAPGWTSSSRVRCGDCHGSDFGTSAAPHGSNYRYLLRRPYLPSSTPRIMDRDDLCFSCHSWSVYGDPLAPESVRAASRFNAPAVPTGHAEHAAASVPCGACHVTHGSTTQRHLIATSRTPGILSFSETPTGGTCAPTCHGPETYTLNYAR
- a CDS encoding efflux RND transporter periplasmic adaptor subunit, with translation MSRSFREPEGTEPNPRVPAAPETQPPPAPAKAVVTVGRFRMNRWAAIAAGLVLLLVVVLIARGASKKNAAAAEIPFEPVSRRDISLTVEATGAVEPIDLIEVKSKASGQIVKMPVQVGSVVRKGDLLAQIDPRDVQNSYAQTLAALRAAQAKATISLAQKKRSDNLYAQAVITAPEHEAATLDYANAQAAVVKARTDLDLASQRREDATVRAPISGTVLAQTVANGTVISSATSSASGGTTLLQMADLSRIRIRALVAESDVGNVRPGQAATVTVDAFPNRSFQGTVDKVEPQAVVQQSVTMFPVLISISNEDGLLLPGMNGDVSMLIEQRQGVPAVPVDAVRSAREMPAVAALLGLKPEKVKEALDKQAAAMAAARRARFAAGGDSARGGNGGGGAGFRGGGGFGGGVGSDSARAAWRRARGGGGGGGGGWGGGGGRGSGQWGGRGRGGAGGDNGGGFGAGGGGNGGAGRNGGGAGTGGGLGRRAQAVFVKTANGIEPRIVRLGLSDFDYAQVIDGLKEGDQVALLSVAEAQAQREQSKSQIRQRMGSGVPGQIGGGGGRGAGGGGGGGRGGAGGGGGGR
- a CDS encoding cytochrome c3 family protein — its product is MKRLVIVAALGALCVFATAAVAGDYHNGTTLICSDCHVMHGSQSHALTSGGFFVPLGVNGPYGDLLRNDVNDLCLTCHDNSSFAPDVFGNNGGVARVRNAGALNADPAKRANDNGFDVIDGHTLWSTATAPGGTFTNADGLECTNCHSQHGQNVAQYRNLATSPGGSAGKTVTYAAGTNDLTKDVFEAVPNGYAESQVNYNEPNTSGSAYGAWCSGCHTYYHGSGGSINMGGASGGDLAQGSTSWLRHPTADVNVGWAPTRTYYSSLSQYNGHTNRVKVMDSQGLWNGTAADNTITPSCFSCHKSHGNKNGFGLIFMSGTGTVTEEGDNGTRQNDLCKQCHTQGA